One segment of Lonchura striata isolate bLonStr1 chromosome 37, bLonStr1.mat, whole genome shotgun sequence DNA contains the following:
- the ATP1A3 gene encoding sodium/potassium-transporting ATPase subunit alpha-3 isoform X3 encodes MKGAPERILDRCSTILLQGKEQPLDEEMKEAFQNAYLELGGLGERVLGFCHFYLPEEQYPKGFAFDCDDVNFATDNLCFVGLMSMIDPPRAAVPDAVGKCRSAGIKVIMVTGDHPITAKAIAKGVGIISEGNETVEDIAARLNIPVSQVNPRDAKACVIHGTDLKDMSSEQIDEILQNHTEIVFARTSPQQKLIIVEGCQRQGAIVAVTGDGVNDSPALKKADIGVAMGIAGSDVSKQAADMILLDDNFASIVTGVEEGRLIFDNLKKSIAYTLTSNIPEITPFLLFIMANIPLPLGTITILCIDLGTDMVPAISLAYEAAESDIMKRQPRNPRSDKLVNERLISMAYGQIGMIQALGGFFAYFVILAENGFLPSCLVGIRLRWDDRTINDLEDSYGQQWTYEQRKVVEFTCHTAFFVSIVVVQWADLIICKTRRNSVFQQGMKNKILIFGLFEETALAAFLSYCPGMDVALRMYPLKPSWWFCAFPYSFLIFVYDEIRKLILRRNPGGWVEKETYY; translated from the exons ATGAAGGGCGCGCCCGAGCGAATCCTGGACCGCTGCTCCACCATCCTGCTGCAGGGCAAGGAGCAGCCACTGGACGAGGAGATGAAGGAGGCCTTCCAGAACGCCTACCTGGAGCTGGGCGGGCTGGGGGAAAGAGTCCTCG GTTTCTGCCACTTCTACCTGCCCGAGGAGCAATACCCCAAGGGCTTCGCCTTCGACTGCGACGACGTCAACTTCGCCACCGACAACCTCTGCTTCGTGGGGCTCATGTCCATGATCgacccgccccgcgccgccgtgCCCGACGCCGTCGGCAAGTGCCGCAGCGCCGGCATCAAG GTGATCATGGTGACCGGTGACCACCCCATCACGGCCAAGGCCATCGCCAAGGGCGTGGGGATCATCTCCGAGGGCAACGAGACCGTGGAGGACATCGCGGCGCGCCTCAACATCCCCGTCAGCCAGGTGaaccccag GGACGCCAAGGCGTGCGTGATCCACGGCACGGACCTGAAGGACATGAGCTCGGAGCAGATCGACGAGATCCTGCAGAACCACACCGAGATCGTCTTCGCCCGCACGTCCCCCCAGCAGAAGCTGATCATCGTCGAGGGCTGCCAGAGACAG GGCGCCATCGTGGCGGTGACGGGCGACGGCGTCAACGACTCGCCGGCGCTGAAGAAGGCCGACATCGGCGTGGCCATGGGCATCGCCGGCTCCGACGTGTCCAAGCAGGCGGCCGACATGATCCTGCTGGACGACAACTTCGCCTCCATCGTCACCGGCGTCGAGGAGG GGCGGCTGATCTTCGACAACCTGAAGAAGTCGATCGCCTACACGCTGACCAGCAACATCCCCGAGATCACCCCGTTCCTGCTCTTCATCATGGCCAACATCCCGCTGCCGCTGGGCACCATCACCATCCTCTGCATCGACCTGGGCACCGACATG GTCCCCGCCATCTCCCTGGCCTACGAGGCGGCCGAGAGCGACATCATGAAACGGCAGCCGAGGAACCCGCGCAGCGACAAGCTGGTCAACGAGCGGCTCATCAGCATGGCCTATGGCCAGATCG GGATGATCCAGGCGCTGGGCGGGTTCTTCGCCTACTTCGTGATCCTGGCGGAGAACGGCTTCCTGCCCTCGTGCCTGGTGGGCATCCGGCTGCGCTGGGACGACCGCACCATCAACGACCTGGAGGACTCCTACGGGCAGCAGTGG ACCTACGAGCAGCGCAAGGTGGTGGAGTTCACGTGCCACACGGCGTTCTTCGTCAGCATCGTGGTGGTGCAGTGGGCCGACCTCATCATCTGCAAGACGCGCCGCAACTCCGTCTTCCAGCAGGGCATGAA GAATAAAATCCTGATTTTCGGGCTCTTCGAGGAGACGGCGCTGGCGGCGTTCCTGTCCTACTGCCCCGGCATGGACGTGGCGCTGCGCATGTACCCCCTGAA GCCCAGCTGGTGGTTCTGCGCCTTCCCCTACAGCTTCCTCATCTTCGTCTACGACGAGATCCGCAAGCTGATCCTGCGCCGCAACCCCGGAG GTTGGGTGGAGAAGGAAACCTACTactga
- the ATP1A3 gene encoding sodium/potassium-transporting ATPase subunit alpha-3 isoform X5 encodes MAYGQIGMIQALGGFFAYFVILAENGFLPSCLVGIRLRWDDRTINDLEDSYGQQWTYEQRKVVEFTCHTAFFVSIVVVQWADLIICKTRRNSVFQQGMKNKILIFGLFEETALAAFLSYCPGMDVALRMYPLKPSWWFCAFPYSFLIFVYDEIRKLILRRNPGGWVEKETYY; translated from the exons ATGGCCTACGGCCAGATCG GGATGATCCAGGCGCTGGGCGGGTTCTTCGCCTACTTCGTGATCCTGGCGGAGAACGGCTTCCTGCCCTCGTGCCTGGTGGGCATCCGGCTGCGCTGGGACGACCGCACCATCAACGACCTGGAGGACTCCTACGGGCAGCAGTGG ACCTACGAGCAGCGCAAGGTGGTGGAGTTCACGTGCCACACGGCGTTCTTCGTCAGCATCGTGGTGGTGCAGTGGGCCGACCTCATCATCTGCAAGACGCGCCGCAACTCCGTCTTCCAGCAGGGCATGAA GAATAAAATCCTGATTTTCGGGCTCTTCGAGGAGACGGCGCTGGCGGCGTTCCTGTCCTACTGCCCCGGCATGGACGTGGCGCTGCGCATGTACCCCCTGAA GCCCAGCTGGTGGTTCTGCGCCTTCCCCTACAGCTTCCTCATCTTCGTCTACGACGAGATCCGCAAGCTGATCCTGCGCCGCAACCCCGGAG GTTGGGTGGAGAAGGAAACCTACTactga
- the ATP1A3 gene encoding sodium/potassium-transporting ATPase subunit alpha-3 isoform X4, which translates to MSSEQIDEILQNHTEIVFARTSPQQKLIIVEGCQRQGAIVAVTGDGVNDSPALKKADIGVAMGIAGSDVSKQAADMILLDDNFASIVTGVEEGRLIFDNLKKSIAYTLTSNIPEITPFLLFIMANIPLPLGTITILCIDLGTDMVPAISLAYEAAESDIMKRQPRNPRSDKLVNERLISMAYGQIGMIQALGGFFAYFVILAENGFLPSCLVGIRLRWDDRTINDLEDSYGQQWTYEQRKVVEFTCHTAFFVSIVVVQWADLIICKTRRNSVFQQGMKNKILIFGLFEETALAAFLSYCPGMDVALRMYPLKPSWWFCAFPYSFLIFVYDEIRKLILRRNPGGWVEKETYY; encoded by the exons ATGAGCTCGGAGCAGATCGACGAGATCCTGCAGAACCACACCGAGATCGTCTTCGCCCGCACGTCCCCCCAGCAGAAGCTGATCATCGTCGAGGGCTGCCAGAGACAG GGCGCCATCGTGGCGGTGACGGGCGACGGCGTCAACGACTCGCCGGCGCTGAAGAAGGCCGACATCGGCGTGGCCATGGGCATCGCCGGCTCCGACGTGTCCAAGCAGGCGGCCGACATGATCCTGCTGGACGACAACTTCGCCTCCATCGTCACCGGCGTCGAGGAGG GGCGGCTGATCTTCGACAACCTGAAGAAGTCGATCGCCTACACGCTGACCAGCAACATCCCCGAGATCACCCCGTTCCTGCTCTTCATCATGGCCAACATCCCGCTGCCGCTGGGCACCATCACCATCCTCTGCATCGACCTGGGCACCGACATG GTCCCCGCCATCTCCCTGGCCTACGAGGCGGCCGAGAGCGACATCATGAAACGGCAGCCGAGGAACCCGCGCAGCGACAAGCTGGTCAACGAGCGGCTCATCAGCATGGCCTATGGCCAGATCG GGATGATCCAGGCGCTGGGCGGGTTCTTCGCCTACTTCGTGATCCTGGCGGAGAACGGCTTCCTGCCCTCGTGCCTGGTGGGCATCCGGCTGCGCTGGGACGACCGCACCATCAACGACCTGGAGGACTCCTACGGGCAGCAGTGG ACCTACGAGCAGCGCAAGGTGGTGGAGTTCACGTGCCACACGGCGTTCTTCGTCAGCATCGTGGTGGTGCAGTGGGCCGACCTCATCATCTGCAAGACGCGCCGCAACTCCGTCTTCCAGCAGGGCATGAA GAATAAAATCCTGATTTTCGGGCTCTTCGAGGAGACGGCGCTGGCGGCGTTCCTGTCCTACTGCCCCGGCATGGACGTGGCGCTGCGCATGTACCCCCTGAA GCCCAGCTGGTGGTTCTGCGCCTTCCCCTACAGCTTCCTCATCTTCGTCTACGACGAGATCCGCAAGCTGATCCTGCGCCGCAACCCCGGAG GTTGGGTGGAGAAGGAAACCTACTactga
- the RABAC1 gene encoding prenylated Rab acceptor protein 1 — protein MAEAAPPPQEPPGAESDPRGGLGRLSPPGWAWRWLGARRAGLRPWGSFLDQRRFGVPQNLGELWRRLGHNAERFQSNYLLLFLALLAYCLLSSPLLLVALGVFFGVAVRLRARETPLVLLGRELSPAHQLGVAAGVSLPLFWLAGAGAALFWLLGAALVFLGSHAAFRELEPPESEELQMEPV, from the exons ATGGCCGAGGCCGCgccccccccccaggagccgCCGGGGGCCGAGAGCGACCCCAGGGGGGGGCTGGGCAG GCTGTCCCCCCCCGGCTGGGCCTGGCGCTGGCTGGGGGCGCGCCGGGCGGGGCTGCGGCCCTGGGGCTCCTTCCTGGACCAGCGGCGCTTCGGGGTCCCCCAAAATCTGGGGGAGCTCTGGCGGCGCCTGGGCCACAACGCCGAGAGGTTCCAGAGCAACtacctgctgctgttcctggcgCTGCTGGCCTACTGCCT tttgAGCTCCCCGCTGCTCCTCGTCGCTCTCGGGGTTTTTTTCGGCGTCGCCGTTCGGCTCCGGGCCCGGGAGACGCcgctggtgctgctgg GCCGGGAGCTCAGCCCCGCCCACCAGCTGGGCGTGGCCGCCggggtttccctgcccctgttcTGGCTggcgggggcgggggcggcgctcTTCTGGCTGCtgg gagCCGCCctggtgtttttggggtcccacgcGGCGTTCCGGGAGCTGGAGCCCCCCGAGAGTGAAGAGCTGCAGATGGAGCCCGTGtga